One window from the genome of Cyclobacterium amurskyense encodes:
- a CDS encoding DUF975 family protein: protein MGTENVELMKMARESLKGNWGLAIGTFLLYMFIMGFLQGMADYYPMIALGTLLITGPMTLGLAYFSLSIARDQNARLQQIFDGFNNFGTALGAYLLMFIFILLWMLLLIIPGIIAALSYAMTFYIIADDPNIGPLDAIDKSKQMMNGYKMKLFLMFLMFLGMALLCILTLGIGFLWFIPFANVTLAKFYMDIKDRNIIPEVI, encoded by the coding sequence ATGGGAACTGAGAATGTAGAATTAATGAAAATGGCACGTGAATCCCTAAAGGGTAATTGGGGGCTGGCCATAGGTACTTTTCTTTTATATATGTTTATCATGGGCTTTTTACAAGGAATGGCGGATTACTATCCGATGATAGCCTTGGGAACCTTGTTAATTACAGGACCTATGACACTTGGTTTGGCCTATTTTTCCTTGAGTATTGCCCGAGATCAAAATGCCAGATTGCAACAAATATTTGATGGCTTCAATAACTTTGGTACAGCTTTAGGGGCCTATTTATTGATGTTCATTTTTATACTTCTATGGATGCTTTTGCTGATAATACCCGGAATCATTGCCGCCCTTTCCTATGCCATGACTTTCTATATTATCGCTGATGATCCAAACATTGGCCCACTGGATGCCATTGACAAAAGCAAGCAAATGATGAATGGTTACAAAATGAAGCTTTTCCTTATGTTCTTGATGTTTCTTGGTATGGCTTTGCTTTGTATACTTACCTTGGGAATTGGATTTTTGTGGTTTATCCCCTTTGCCAATGTGACTCTGGCTAAATTTTATATGGACATAAAAGATAGGAATATCATCCCTGAGGTTATCTAA
- the proC gene encoding pyrroline-5-carboxylate reductase, whose protein sequence is MDNNTKIAIIGCGNLGLSIANGLLSTEGFDGKRLIVTKRHPESLFYLESQGVTVLADNKEAVKDADFVILGVKPYNIQPILQEIKPFLKKDKQVIASLAAGITLQAIKAELEPGTTVFRVMPNIAADIKESITCICGEGFDQKTEEAIKAIFNSVGISITIEEHLMEAATVLGACGTAFVLRFMRAMTQGGIQIGFDAKTANKIVTQTVKGAAELIIQKGIHPEAAIDKVTTPKGSTIKGLNEMEHHGFSSAMVRGVVASYEDIKK, encoded by the coding sequence ATGGACAACAATACTAAAATAGCCATCATAGGTTGCGGAAACCTGGGGCTTTCTATAGCCAATGGCTTATTGAGTACAGAAGGATTTGACGGAAAAAGGCTAATCGTTACCAAAAGACATCCGGAAAGTTTGTTTTACCTAGAATCCCAAGGAGTCACAGTACTAGCTGATAATAAAGAAGCCGTTAAGGATGCCGACTTTGTAATTTTAGGTGTTAAACCTTACAATATTCAGCCTATTCTACAGGAGATTAAGCCATTTTTAAAGAAAGACAAGCAAGTAATCGCCTCTTTGGCTGCTGGTATTACCTTGCAGGCCATAAAGGCTGAACTAGAACCCGGTACTACTGTTTTCAGGGTTATGCCCAATATAGCAGCAGATATTAAAGAATCCATTACCTGCATTTGTGGGGAAGGTTTTGACCAAAAAACAGAAGAGGCCATCAAAGCCATTTTCAATAGTGTAGGCATTAGCATCACCATAGAAGAACACCTGATGGAAGCGGCCACTGTTTTGGGGGCTTGCGGCACTGCATTTGTTCTGCGCTTTATGCGCGCCATGACACAAGGAGGAATCCAAATAGGATTTGATGCCAAAACAGCCAATAAAATTGTGACGCAGACGGTCAAAGGTGCTGCCGAATTGATTATTCAGAAAGGGATTCACCCTGAAGCAGCCATAGATAAGGTGACGACGCCAAAAGGCTCTACCATCAAGGGCTTAAATGAAATGGAGCACCATGGCTTCAGTTCTGCCATGGTAAGAGGGGTAGTTGCCTCTTACGAAGACATCAAAAAATAA
- the ygiD gene encoding 4,5-DOPA-extradiol-dioxygenase, whose translation MYFKALNKLSGSFSNTQKMPVLFLGHGSPMNGIEENEFVKGFKKVGEEIKKPRAILCISAHWETKGTYVTAMENPRTIHDFSGFPQALFDVQYPAPGSPSLAQETKDLITNTSIGLDESWGLDHGAWSVVKHLYPNADVPIIQMSLDYTKPAKYHFELAQELSQLRQKGILIIGSGNMVHNLGKVAWDKLQGEPFAFDWAIEANEKMKTWIVDGDFQSLINYRKQGKAFDLAIPTPEHYLPLLYTLALKDSKDETSLFNDQPLGGSLSMTSVKFD comes from the coding sequence ATGTACTTTAAAGCTTTAAACAAACTCTCCGGATCCTTTTCTAATACCCAAAAAATGCCTGTTTTATTTCTTGGACATGGTAGCCCCATGAATGGAATTGAAGAGAATGAATTTGTAAAGGGTTTTAAAAAAGTAGGAGAAGAAATTAAAAAACCAAGGGCTATTCTATGTATTTCTGCCCATTGGGAAACCAAGGGGACCTATGTTACCGCTATGGAAAACCCAAGAACCATTCATGATTTTTCCGGTTTCCCGCAGGCCCTTTTTGATGTGCAATACCCGGCACCAGGAAGTCCTTCTCTGGCCCAGGAAACAAAGGATTTAATCACCAACACAAGTATAGGGCTTGATGAAAGCTGGGGCTTGGATCATGGTGCTTGGAGTGTAGTCAAACACCTTTACCCCAATGCAGATGTCCCCATCATTCAAATGAGTTTGGATTATACCAAGCCTGCAAAATACCACTTTGAATTGGCGCAAGAATTGTCCCAATTACGTCAAAAGGGGATTTTAATCATTGGTAGTGGTAATATGGTGCACAACCTGGGAAAAGTCGCTTGGGACAAACTTCAGGGAGAACCGTTTGCATTTGACTGGGCCATAGAAGCCAATGAGAAAATGAAGACCTGGATTGTAGACGGGGATTTTCAAAGTTTAATCAATTATAGAAAACAAGGAAAAGCCTTTGACCTGGCCATACCAACTCCGGAACACTATTTGCCCTTGCTCTACACATTGGCACTGAAAGACAGTAAGGATGAAACAAGCTTATTTAACGATCAACCTTTGGGAGGTTCCCTTTCTATGACTTCGGTAAAATTTGACTAA
- a CDS encoding DUF4221 family protein, whose protein sequence is MRIFFPLLILIATGCNGSVEEKTIDFKTNLLEIKLLETIPVNPRYTQLIASDSGEYLLLLNDFKDKFQFLELPSGGIAHEITIQREGENGISGFNAGTVTGWDSLWVTNRPPSLVLTNFSGEVLKKVTIIDDQTPLTVIRSDFDRRMHQYGNKIFGSQPLFMDHHGMNKDAIQKQRLVFSLDVNTGDVEWYDVFYREDYWDNGKKPSGYSWTEKDGKLYIAPWHDHEIQVFDLASGTVTNRKEVKSNHVNKPDYVNEILPMEKALANSFSSDRYKSLLYDKYRNVFYRFFLPSFDPEILEEEYNHLDLEFSRPYSGVMVLDSELNIIGEHIFDKFQVYSLNNHFVGEKGLYISANNPFNPEYNEDMLRYLIFTPELREE, encoded by the coding sequence ATGAGAATATTTTTTCCGTTATTGATATTGATAGCTACCGGATGTAATGGTTCGGTAGAAGAGAAGACAATTGATTTTAAGACCAATCTTCTTGAAATTAAGCTTTTAGAAACCATTCCGGTTAATCCTCGATATACCCAGTTGATTGCCTCAGACTCGGGTGAATACCTTTTACTTTTAAACGACTTTAAGGATAAATTCCAATTTCTTGAACTTCCCTCAGGAGGGATCGCTCATGAAATAACAATTCAGCGAGAGGGAGAAAATGGGATTTCAGGGTTTAATGCCGGAACAGTTACCGGATGGGATTCTCTTTGGGTAACCAACAGGCCTCCAAGCTTAGTTTTAACTAACTTTAGCGGAGAAGTATTAAAAAAGGTGACTATTATTGACGATCAAACACCACTTACCGTAATAAGATCTGACTTTGATAGGCGAATGCATCAATATGGAAACAAAATTTTCGGCTCACAGCCACTATTCATGGACCATCATGGGATGAATAAAGATGCCATTCAAAAGCAAAGATTGGTCTTTAGTTTGGATGTCAATACAGGAGATGTGGAGTGGTACGATGTATTTTACAGAGAAGACTATTGGGATAATGGCAAAAAGCCTTCCGGTTACTCATGGACAGAAAAGGATGGAAAGCTATACATTGCACCTTGGCATGACCATGAGATTCAGGTTTTTGATTTGGCCTCAGGTACAGTTACAAATCGAAAGGAGGTGAAATCTAATCATGTCAACAAACCTGATTACGTCAATGAAATCTTACCAATGGAAAAAGCCTTAGCAAATTCTTTTTCTTCAGACCGTTATAAAAGCCTTCTTTATGATAAGTACAGGAATGTATTTTACAGGTTTTTCTTACCTTCCTTTGATCCCGAAATCTTGGAGGAAGAATACAATCATTTAGACCTCGAATTCTCAAGACCCTATTCGGGTGTGATGGTTTTGGATAGCGAACTGAATATTATCGGTGAACATATTTTTGATAAATTTCAGGTTTATTCATTAAATAACCATTTTGTAGGTGAGAAAGGATTGTACATTTCTGCAAACAATCCATTTAACCCAGAATATAATGAGGATATGTTAAGGTACTTAATATTTACGCCGGAGTTGAGAGAGGAATAA
- a CDS encoding alpha/beta hydrolase has protein sequence MKRVLPWLMGSAIFIVIFYMLGPKESIQDLSGTYPEVPSNLNNLEAYIQQGEDTVQGLKPNNEARIVWADPERKEKTAFSILYVHGFGASQMEGDPVHQQLAKHFGANLYLARLPEHGIERANAFEHLNAKSLVDGARRAYMISRQLGDSVIVVGTSMGGALSLILAEERPEIHSLVLYSPCIGIYGDRLDPLFQPWMKQLMEMTMTNENGVQVIEREPEEGKYWATNYHINAYTSLAVLLKSKMNKETFEKVKQPLFLAYYYKNEEEQDKVVSVPAMLDMYASVSTPEDKKRKVAFPEAGDHVIASSLKTESWDEVLEESIKFLEEVVQLSPANSVNVMEK, from the coding sequence ATGAAAAGAGTCCTTCCCTGGCTGATGGGTTCAGCCATTTTTATTGTCATCTTTTATATGCTCGGACCAAAAGAAAGCATTCAGGACTTATCCGGTACCTATCCTGAAGTGCCATCAAATCTCAATAACCTGGAAGCCTATATACAGCAGGGTGAAGACACTGTGCAAGGCCTTAAACCTAATAATGAAGCCAGGATAGTCTGGGCTGACCCTGAGAGAAAGGAAAAAACCGCTTTCAGTATTCTCTATGTACACGGTTTTGGTGCCAGTCAGATGGAGGGCGACCCTGTGCATCAGCAATTGGCCAAACATTTTGGTGCCAACCTCTACTTGGCCAGGCTACCGGAACATGGCATAGAGCGTGCAAATGCCTTTGAACACCTAAATGCCAAAAGCCTGGTGGATGGGGCAAGAAGAGCCTATATGATCAGCAGACAATTGGGGGATAGTGTAATCGTAGTAGGGACCTCTATGGGTGGTGCCTTGTCATTGATCCTGGCAGAGGAAAGACCGGAAATTCATTCCTTGGTATTGTACTCCCCATGTATCGGCATCTATGGTGATCGACTCGATCCCTTGTTTCAGCCTTGGATGAAACAACTAATGGAAATGACAATGACCAATGAAAATGGGGTGCAGGTGATAGAAAGAGAACCCGAAGAAGGAAAATATTGGGCAACAAATTATCATATCAATGCTTATACAAGTCTGGCTGTTCTGCTAAAAAGTAAAATGAACAAGGAAACCTTTGAAAAAGTAAAACAACCACTTTTTCTGGCCTATTATTACAAAAATGAGGAAGAGCAGGACAAGGTAGTTTCCGTTCCAGCCATGCTGGACATGTATGCCAGTGTAAGTACTCCTGAAGACAAAAAGCGGAAAGTAGCTTTCCCTGAGGCCGGTGACCATGTGATTGCTTCCAGTTTGAAAACGGAAAGTTGGGACGAAGTGCTAGAGGAAAGCATAAAGTTCCTGGAAGAAGTAGTCCAGCTAAGCCCAGCGAATAGTGTGAATGTAATGGAGAAATAA
- a CDS encoding penicillin acylase family protein has translation MYKKLLLFIVPFLLGLDFQNFNQPNDEILWDKWGIPHIYASTDDNLYYMMGWAQMHNHGNLILKLYGEGRAKSSEYWSEDIGRDKLLHQLGVLNASQKAYTLLPQKEKQVLISFAKGINTYADQNPNELEEKYKVVLPVKPEDILQHTFRVFYLEFLINRNISKANKWTAGSNGWAISGSKTTSGNSMLMANPHLNWDDFWLFFEAHLITETNDLYGTTLVGLPTIGIGFNKNLGWTHTVNTLDNVDLYELTLQNGQYQLDNEFHDFTIDTVQIIEKTGSGKKATTVLRKQSAFGMVYKEEGNKAIAIKWPNTDGKLNIIGQWLAMGESQSLEEFQGALAMNGLPLFNVIYSDKENNILYHFGGNAPKKNGGWDKWQKVVSGTSSKDLWQGYYSSEEVPNYLNPESGWIQNANDPPYTSTFPAAIRPDDYPSHMAPNAMGFRPQRSALLIKDAMNLNLDQLIALKHDTKSEYFLRIKEDLSKIDSDALDSLTKEALATLLSWDGAFEANSTGPVLFSMFAKELGSKGVFAEEWDFNDPLNTPRKLKDLTHVTSSLQIAAVKHQQIYGSLAVNYGDVYRLEVGNHSYAANGGAGSLGIFRTMNYSPKGNGQFFATHGETYVCATEFGKEVTAKALMSYGNATQAHSPHVGDQLELFSKKQLRKVLLQREDQLQNLEKREQLSDIR, from the coding sequence GTGTACAAAAAGCTGCTTCTTTTTATAGTTCCATTTTTATTAGGATTAGACTTCCAGAATTTCAATCAGCCTAATGACGAAATTCTTTGGGACAAATGGGGTATTCCTCACATTTATGCCAGCACTGATGACAACCTTTATTATATGATGGGTTGGGCACAAATGCATAACCATGGCAACCTGATCTTAAAATTATATGGTGAAGGAAGGGCAAAATCGAGTGAATATTGGAGCGAAGATATTGGTAGAGATAAATTGTTGCATCAGCTAGGTGTACTCAATGCATCTCAGAAGGCTTATACACTACTTCCTCAAAAGGAAAAGCAAGTCCTGATCTCTTTTGCCAAAGGGATCAATACCTATGCTGACCAAAACCCCAATGAACTCGAAGAAAAATATAAAGTGGTATTACCGGTAAAACCCGAAGATATTCTTCAACATACATTTAGGGTTTTTTACTTAGAATTTCTGATTAACCGAAATATTAGCAAAGCGAATAAATGGACAGCCGGATCAAATGGATGGGCTATCAGCGGAAGTAAAACTACCTCCGGAAATAGCATGCTAATGGCCAACCCACATCTAAATTGGGATGATTTCTGGTTGTTTTTTGAAGCGCATTTAATTACAGAAACCAACGATTTGTACGGAACCACCTTGGTAGGCCTTCCTACCATCGGTATAGGCTTCAATAAAAACCTAGGCTGGACCCACACTGTCAATACCTTGGACAATGTGGATCTATACGAACTTACCCTTCAAAATGGGCAGTATCAACTCGATAATGAATTTCACGATTTCACTATTGACACTGTCCAAATTATTGAAAAAACAGGAAGTGGAAAAAAAGCAACAACAGTGCTGAGAAAACAGTCCGCTTTTGGAATGGTATATAAAGAAGAAGGCAATAAAGCCATTGCCATAAAATGGCCCAATACTGACGGTAAGCTCAATATAATTGGTCAATGGTTGGCCATGGGAGAATCCCAAAGCCTTGAAGAATTTCAGGGGGCCTTGGCAATGAATGGCCTGCCCCTATTCAATGTGATTTACAGCGACAAAGAAAACAATATTTTGTATCATTTTGGAGGAAATGCTCCTAAGAAAAATGGAGGCTGGGATAAGTGGCAGAAGGTAGTTTCCGGAACTTCAAGTAAAGATTTGTGGCAAGGCTACTATTCCTCAGAGGAGGTTCCCAACTACCTAAACCCCGAAAGTGGCTGGATCCAAAATGCCAATGACCCACCCTATACCAGTACCTTTCCTGCAGCAATTAGGCCTGATGATTACCCTTCTCATATGGCTCCAAATGCAATGGGATTTAGACCCCAACGCTCAGCTTTATTGATTAAAGATGCAATGAACCTCAACTTGGATCAACTAATCGCTTTGAAGCATGATACAAAATCGGAATATTTTTTAAGAATAAAAGAAGATTTAAGCAAAATCGATTCCGATGCATTGGATAGCTTGACGAAGGAAGCGTTAGCGACATTGCTCAGTTGGGATGGTGCTTTCGAGGCAAATAGTACGGGGCCGGTATTATTTAGCATGTTCGCAAAAGAACTTGGAAGCAAAGGCGTTTTCGCTGAAGAATGGGATTTTAATGATCCTTTAAACACTCCCAGGAAGTTAAAAGACCTAACTCATGTTACTTCCTCACTTCAAATAGCGGCCGTAAAGCACCAACAAATTTACGGATCCCTAGCTGTTAACTATGGAGATGTTTACCGTCTAGAGGTTGGGAATCATAGCTATGCTGCAAATGGTGGTGCAGGAAGTTTAGGGATATTTAGAACCATGAATTATTCACCAAAGGGAAATGGACAATTCTTTGCCACGCACGGTGAGACCTACGTTTGTGCCACTGAGTTTGGAAAGGAGGTTACTGCCAAAGCCCTGATGTCGTATGGAAATGCCACCCAAGCCCATAGTCCCCATGTAGGAGATCAATTGGAACTGTTTTCCAAAAAGCAACTGAGGAAAGTATTGCTTCAAAGAGAAGATCAATTACAAAACCTAGAAAAAAGAGAGCAATTAAGCGATATCCGATAA